One Gadus morhua chromosome 1, gadMor3.0, whole genome shotgun sequence DNA segment encodes these proteins:
- the LOC115539943 gene encoding urotensin-2-like produces MVCHQILPWALLLVASGPLWAHPITDSAERPYSGPVSVEDQGVGSLDELSLSEQTFPLQDPAGLRYASLLASELNREAIRGTGLLPRGMKREVMLEKQSLLNPFSRLLGIKKQFRKRGGNTECFWKYCV; encoded by the exons ATGGTGTGCCACCAGATCCTCCCGTGGGCCCTCCTGCTGGTGGCCTCCGGGCCCCTGTGGGCCCATCCCATCACAGACTCGGCTGAGAGGCCCTACTCGGGCCCCG TATCAGTGGAGGATCAGGGAGTCGGTAGTCTGGACGAGCTTTCCCTCTCCGAACAAACCTTCCCCCTGCAGGACCCCGCGGGCCTCCGATACGCCTCCCTGCTGGCCTCGGAGCTCAACAGAGAAG CTATCAGAGGAACCGGTCTGCTGCCCAGAGGGATGAAGCGAGAG GTCATGTTGGAGAAACAAAGTCTCCTTAATCCCTTCAGTCGTTTACTGGGCATCAAGAAACAGTTccggaagagaggagggaacaCAGAGTGCTTCTGGAAGTACTGCGTCTAG
- the camta1a gene encoding calmodulin-binding transcription activator 1 isoform X7, protein MENDIEDNQFRMSILERLEQMERRMAEMASQQQGSGAGGAGPGTGGAGSGVGGGGGSGGGGNSSQSQQCVSGSGQASSSFESRVVVVCEKMMSRACWAKSKHLIHSKTFRGMTLLHLAAGQGYATLIQTLIKWRTKHSDSIDLELEVDPLNVDHFSCTPLMWACALGHLEAAVVLYKWDRRALAIPDSLGRLPLSIARSRGHTKLAECLEQLQREQQPPAPLPPTTRMSFSSAPDAPPTTDSWMVSWANEGLVTSGGAKGGGGATTTTTSNANPNLDLRRPRSEPSNYYSSESQRDLPQAKKHKPNPELFQVRPDKAMSVPLSLEQQQLHKLSSSPKSLSSEGLSGAGGAGTARWSSGRESGFSNSGPGRKGSGVGGSGGLGKEKLAGRLRQREQLGMLAMADREMVDTELLSYREDLESQDCLTQMDNLQVNMMSLAEHIIEATPDRIKRENFSAGDSVPLDTTGVSNTMSWLANYLGDVEQLPSIIHLRSLYNEPLGPSSNPGLSPGGSPPREGSLERPGLPSPADWSEFINASNSKVERDLAQLTLSDPEQRELYEAARLVQTAFRKYKGRPLREQQEVAAAVIQRCYKKYKQLTWIALKYALYKKMTQAAILIQSKFRSYHEQKKFQQSRRAAVLIQQCYRSYRESGRLGPHRHGPAAAALVQHKLRSSLLTKRQDQAARKIMRFLRRCRHSPLMDHRLFKRSERIEKGQGT, encoded by the exons ATGGAGAATGACATAGAAG ACAACCAGTTCAGAATGTCCATCCTGGAGCGCTTGGAGcagatggagaggaggatggCCGAGATGGCCAGCCAGCAGCAGGGCAGCGGGGCCGGCGGGGCGGGGCCCGGGACAGGCGGGGCAGGAAGTGGTGTCGGCGGAGGCGGGggcagtggaggtggaggcaaCAGCAGCCAGTCACAGCAG tGCGTGTCGGGCTCGGGCCAGGCCAGCAGCTCCTTCGAGAGCCGTGTGGTGGTGGTCTGCGAGAAGATGATGAGCAGGGCCTGCTGGGCCAAGTCCAAACACCTCATCCACTCCAAGACGTTCCGCGGCATGACGCTGCTGCACCTGGCCGCCGGCCAGGGCTACGCCACCCTCATCCAGACGCTCATCAAGTGGCG CACCAAGCACTCTGACAGCATCGActtggagctggaggtggacccCCTCAACGTGGACCACTTCTCCTGCACGCCCTTA ATGTGGGCCTGTGCTCTGGGTCAcctggaggcggcggtggtCCTGTACAAGTGGGACCGGCGAGCCCTGGCCATCCCGGACTCCCTGGGCCGCCTGCCCCTGTCCATCGCCCGCTCCCGCGGACACACCAAGCTGGCCGAGTGCCTGGAGCAGCTCCAGAGGGAGCAGCAGCCGccggcccccctgccccccactaCGCGCATGTCCTTCTCCTCGGCCCCGgacgccccccccaccaccgacAGCTGGATGGTCAGCTGGGCCAACGAGGGCTTGGTCACGTCGGGCGGCGCcaaaggcggcggcggcgccaccaccaccaccaccagcaacgcCAACCCCAATCTAG ACCTGCGGAGGCCGAGGTCCGAGCCCTCCAACTACTACAGCagcgagagccagagagacctcCCGCAGGCCAAGAAACACAAACCCAACCCGGAGCTGTTCCAGGTGCGGCCCGACAAGGCCATGTCGGTGCCGCTGAgcctggagcagcagcagctgcacaaGCTCTCCTCCAGCCCCAAGAGCCTGTCGTCGGAGGGCCTGTCCGGGGCAGGCGGCGCCGGGACGGCCCGGTGGAGCTCCGGCAGGGAGAGCGGCTTCTCCAACAGCGGCCCGGGCAGGAAGGGGTCGGGGGTCGGCGGGAGCGGTGGGCTGGGCAAGGAGAAGCTGGCCGGCCGGCTACGCCAGAGGGAGCAGCTGGGCATGCTGGCCATGGCCGATCGGGAGATGGTGGACACGGAGCTGCTGTCCTACAGGGAGGACCTGGAGAGCCAGGACTGCCTCACGCAGATGGACAACCTCCAG GTGAACATGATGTCCCTGGCCGAGCACATCATCGAGGCCACCCCGGACCGCATCAAGAGGGAGAACTTCAGCGCGGGGGACTCGGTTCCCCTGGACACCACGGGGGTCAGCAACACCATGAGCTGGCTGGCAAACTACCTGGGAGACGTGGAGCAGCTACCCAGCATCATCCACCTACG gtcgCTGTACAACGAGCCCCTCGGCCCGTCCTCCAACCCGGGCCTGAGCCCGGGGGGGTCCCCGCCGCGGGAGGGCTCCCTGGAGCGTCCCGGCCTGCCCTCCCCGGCCGACTGGAGCGAGTTCATCAACGCCTCCAACAGCAAGGTGGAGCGGGACCTGGCCCAGCTGACGCTGTCCGACCCGGAGCAGCGGGAGCTGTACGAGGCCGCCCGTCTGGTGCAGACGGCCTTCCGCAAGTACAAG GGCCGCCCGCTCCGAGAGCAACAGGAAGTTGCGGCTGCCGTCATTCAGCGTTGTTACAAGAAGTACAAACAG CTAACATGGATAGCCTTGAAG TATGCACTTTACAAGAAGATGACGCAGGCCGCCATCCTTATCCAGAGTAAGTTCCGCAGCTACCACGAGCAAAAGAAGTTCCAGCAGAGCCGGCGGGCCGCAGTCCTCATCCAGCAGTGCTACCGCAGCTACCGCGAGTCCGGCCGCCTGGGACCCCACCGGCACGGCCCCGCCGCCGCAGCCCTCGTGCAACACAAGCTGAG AAGCAGTCTGCTTACCAAAAGGCAGGACCAAGCTGCCAGGAAGATCATGAGGTTTCTGCGCCGCTGTCGCCACAG CCCCTTGATGGACCATAGACTGTTCAAGCGG aGTGAAAGAATTGAAAAGGGCCAGGGAACATGA